One genomic segment of Trichoplusia ni isolate ovarian cell line Hi5 chromosome 5, tn1, whole genome shotgun sequence includes these proteins:
- the LOC113493959 gene encoding transcription factor 25-like isoform X6 translates to MYDVPVLFCNFQDYVDCSLKEANAQAGAAKPPKRDNWAYRILRVDAKNLNVAYELRRLFGPEEDPRRRRPQPNRLLLLRRIVVHPSKETMLYDYKMPGLSMAKFRDVKNRMYFIFNHSEDYKHMHRNFIAMFPLSQPSTLLLYLDEARKRMHVEALLEISDLLFRMEEHAVGNEILENVVTFMQYVAHPLFNLAATNVRLEYRYLENRPFHVAMLKYMYLLSSKGCHRTALEIAKMLLLLDPSDPLAVLNVIDAMALRAREHEWLIEAIKYFDKQREAGLLYNIKYSLALAHFHVALKNKKDLGDADKFLKDAILAHPHVMVKIFEVLNIPNPYIYCHPVFAKDPVHIGTPGLNELFNIYGQLTACCWREREVLDWITRNAKDIAESYNRSSRLRAEVKSYSKVRHGLFMAWPPEYLRHISVLNGLSRLVLDGPLTAFFRPTCAWDPLFDKSVNRYDYKYRVEPPRAVGGTGLPVYSYDIRKEFMIVLSNMSDNPSCLPFLSLHPADAASLMMNEAFYGLETNPDDDDDDEDYNTYDYDDDAVAFEHYDREIERLTQLSRNLRFDADSDDD, encoded by the exons atgtatgATGTTCCAGTTTTGTTCTGCAATTTCCAGGATTATGTTGACTGTTCTCTGAAGGAGGCAAATGCTCAGGCGGGAGCCGCGAAACCACCGAAGCGTGACAACTGGGCATATCGCATTCTACGCGTTGATGCCAAAAATCTCAATGTTGCCTATGAACTAAGGCGTTTATTTGGGCCTGAGGAGGACCCTCGCCG CAGGCGTCCGCAGCCAAATCGTCTTCTCCTTCTGCGTAGAATTGTGGTTCATCCGAGTAAGGAAACCATGCTTTACGACTACAAGATGCCCG GGTTGAGCATGGCCAAATTTCGCGATGTGAAGAACCGCATGTACTTCATCTTTAACCATTCTGAGGACTACAAGCATATGCATCGTAACTTCATTGCCATGTTCCCATTATCGCAGCCTTCTACCTTGCTATTGTATTTGGACGAAGCCCGCAAGAGGATGCATGTGGAAGCTCTGTTGGAG ATTTCTGATCTCCTGTTTCGCATGGAAGAACACGCCGTGGGGAATGAAATCCTTGAGAACGTGGTCACGTTCATGCAATATGTTGCCCATCCGCTGTTTAATCTGGCGGca ACTAACGTGCGACTGGAGTATAGGTATTTGGAGAACAGGCCCTTCCATGTGGCCATGCTGAAGTACATGTACTTACTGTCGAGCAAGGGCTGTCACCGAACCGCCTTGGAGATAGCCAAGATGTTGCTGTTGCTGGACCCCAGCGACCCGTTGGCTGTCTTAAACGTCATCGATGCCATGGCACTGCGTGCTCGTGAGCATGAGTGGCTAATCGAAGCAATCAAGTACTTTGATAAGCAACGCGAGGCTGGCTTGCTTTACAACATCAAGTATTCACTCGCTTTGGCGCACTTCCATGTCGCCCTCAAGAATAAGA agGACCTGGGAGACGCCGACAAATTCTTGAAGGATGCTATTCTGGCGCACCCCCACGTGATGGTCAAGATATTTGAAGTCCTCAATATCCCGAACCCTTACATCTATTGCCACCCGGTGTTTGCTAAAGATCCGGTGCATAT CGGCACCCCGGGGCTTAATGAGCTCTTCAATATCTATGGGCAGTTGACTGCATGCTGCTGGCGCGAGCGCGAAGTTCTCGATTGGATCACCCGCAACGCTAAGGATATCGCCGAGAGCTACAATAGGAGCAGCCGACTTCgg gcTGAGGTCAAGAGCTACAGCAAGGTCCGCCATGGCCTGTTCATGGCTTGGCCTCCGGAATATTTGCGCCACATCTCCGTTCTTAACGGCTTGTCTCGACTGGTCCTTGATGGC CCATTGACTGCGTTCTTCCGCCCTACGTGCGCCTGGGACCCTCTGTTTGATAAGAGTGTGAACCGTTATGATTACAAGTACCGTGTGGAACCACCACGTGCCGTTGGCGGCACAGGCTTGCCTGTGTACAG ctACGACATTCGTAAGGAGTTCATGATTGTTCTGTCTAATATGTCTGACAACCCATCGTGCCTCCCCTTCCTTAGCCTTCACCCTGCCGACGCTGCGTCGCTCATGATGAACGAGGCGTTCTACGGGCTGGAGACCAACCcggacgacgacgacgacgacgaggACTACAACACCTACGATTACGACGACGACGCTGTTGCTTTCGAGCACTATGACAGGGAGATTGAAAGGCTGACTCAACTCAGCCGAAACCTTCGCTTCGACGCGGATTCTGATGACGATTAG